Within the Pradoshia eiseniae genome, the region TTGCACCTACTGGTTCAAACAGGATTGCCATGGATATCGTTGTACTACTTACCCACCCAAGTGCCCAATTCAATAAAGAATGTCCAAATAAAGTCGGAATAACGGCGAGCAGCAGGAAAATCCCCCATTCCACCCCCGGATACGGTCCAAACGACTCTCCTTTCACCCATACATAAACACCTAACACAGCTGCGCTCAAGCTATAAACGGTAAAGGTATATGCAGTAAGACCGACCTTTCTTCTCAAAACCTGGCCTATCATAAAATAGGCAGTGATGAGTGCACAAGATAATAAAGCGAGCACATCCCCATATAGCGCTGCTCCTTTAGCTGTAAAATCTCCTGCACCAATGATAATACTTCCGCTTATGGCTAAAATGACACTTGCTAACACAGCAACCGTCACTCTTTCTTTAAATAGAAAGAAGGCACCGACAAAGGCGAACAAGGGTTGCATCGTCACCAGCACAGTAGAGCTGGCTACAGAAGTATACCTTAAGGATTCAAACCATAGAATGAAGTGAAAGGCCAAGAACACTCCAGAAACAGCTGAAAAAACCCACTCCCGAAAACTAAAGTTTCCC harbors:
- a CDS encoding DMT family transporter, producing MKNITYKPYMAIAIGVAAISFSAILVRYSNASSGVMAFYRLFFSSLLLLPIFLRGPIKEVGNFSFREWVFSAVSGVFLAFHFILWFESLRYTSVASSTVLVTMQPLFAFVGAFFLFKERVTVAVLASVILAISGSIIIGAGDFTAKGAALYGDVLALLSCALITAYFMIGQVLRRKVGLTAYTFTVYSLSAAVLGVYVWVKGESFGPYPGVEWGIFLLLAVIPTLFGHSLLNWALGWVSSTTISMAILFEPVGASVLAYYLFHEHISSTQAIGSLLILLGLSFFIIMSNRSRESSINQEHI